From a single Cytophagales bacterium WSM2-2 genomic region:
- the rhgT gene encoding rhamnogalacturonan acetylesterase RhgT, which translates to MLGLIQPGPKKITVYLIGDSTMSIKKTEAYPETGWGMPFTYFFDSTVTIDNRARNGRSTRSFLAEGLWQPVADRLKEGDYVFIQFGHNDESKEKGERYATPEEYKNNLIKFVNETRAKKANPILLSPVTRRKFKEGQIQETHKEYSPLVAEVAKQMNVPFLDMDTKSRELLQSWGEEKSKLLFLQLAPGEHPNYPEGKIDNTHFNEMGARLIAQITLNEIKNQKIELADRIVKPVIKK; encoded by the coding sequence ATGTTAGGACTCATTCAACCGGGGCCTAAAAAAATAACAGTGTACCTGATTGGAGACTCCACAATGTCTATTAAAAAGACGGAAGCGTACCCTGAAACCGGATGGGGTATGCCCTTCACGTATTTTTTTGATTCTACCGTGACGATAGACAACCGTGCCCGAAATGGCAGAAGCACTCGCTCATTTCTTGCTGAAGGATTATGGCAGCCCGTTGCTGATCGACTGAAAGAAGGAGACTACGTGTTCATTCAATTTGGTCACAACGATGAATCGAAAGAGAAGGGTGAGCGCTATGCAACACCGGAAGAGTATAAAAACAACCTGATTAAATTTGTTAACGAAACGAGGGCAAAGAAAGCCAATCCGATTTTGCTCAGTCCTGTGACACGTAGAAAATTTAAAGAAGGACAAATTCAAGAAACGCATAAAGAATACTCTCCTTTGGTGGCCGAAGTTGCGAAACAAATGAATGTGCCTTTTCTCGACATGGATACCAAAAGTCGCGAGTTGCTTCAAAGCTGGGGGGAAGAGAAATCTAAATTACTTTTTCTTCAGTTAGCTCCCGGGGAGCATCCTAATTACCCGGAAGGGAAAATTGACAACACTCACTTCAACGAAATGGGAGCGCGGCTGATCGCTCAGATTACATTGAATGAAATTAAGAACCAGAAAATCGAACTTGCCGATAGAATTGTAAAACCAGTTATAAAGAAATGA